Genomic DNA from Candidozyma auris chromosome 1, complete sequence:
agttttgatgaaatgTGACATTTTTGCTAGAATGTCACCGGATGAGAAGCATGAATTGGTAGAacaactcaagaagattgacTACACAGTTGGATTCTGTGGTGATGGAGCCAATGATTGTGGTGCGCTTAAAGCAGCAGATATTGGTATCTCGTTGAGCGAGGCCGAAGCCTCTGTTGCAGCGCCATTCACCTCTAGAGTGTTTGAAATCGCATGTGTCACTGATGTGATCAAAGAGGGAAGATCGTCCTTGGTGACAAGTTTTGCATGCTTCAAGTATATGTCATTATACTCTGCCATCCAGTTCATAACGGTGTCGATATTGTACAAGATGGGTACGAATTTGGGGGACTTTCAATTCCTCTACATCgacttgttcttgattttgccatTGGCCATCTTCATGTCATGGGCCAAGCCTTACGCAAAACTTGTTGTCACAAAACCAACTGCCAACTTGGTCAGCCCAAAAGTTCTTATTCCATTGCTTTGCCATATATCTGTTATTTTCATCTTCCAGCTCGTAATGTGGAGGTCAGTTCGAAACGAGTCATGGTACATCAAGCCAATTCCTTCAaacgatgatgagaatgTGAAATCGACGGACAATACGGTATTATTCTTGTTCACGAATTTTCAGTACATTCTCAACTCGCTGGTTTTGAGTAGCGGACCTCCTTACAGAGAGCAGATGTATAAGAACAAGCCATTTTTGTTTAATCTTGTGGTGGCACTTCTAATGTCCGCCCTGCTCTTTaccattgaagaggatTCATGGGCAGGCAATCTTATGCAATTGACGAACATGTCGTCTACCGCTTATTTCCGGATCGTTGTGTACGCAGCAGTCAACTTTGTTCTAATGAGCTACGGAGAGGAGAAATGGTTCAAGAAGGTTGCGTGGTTGTACAAGCGAGTGTTCCGGAGGAGGCAGCTTGGCAAAAGCAAGAAGCGgtacaagaatttgaaagtAGAGTTTGTGCGGGTTGTTTAGAACAATACAAGTGGCTACAAGAATATTGCAGTGTAGGATAGAAGGAACTTAAAAGTGGAGAGCTTGTGAGGGTGAGAGAGggtgaagagaagaggGTGAGCACAGGGAGTACTGTCTTATTCTCCCCACACACACGCCGCGGACTATCTAGAATTACTCCGAACGCTCGCCAGGCtacaaaatttttttcttgggACAGGGCCCACCACTTCATGATAGAGGTGGGGCGGCACCCGGGTCGCAAACCCGGCTGAGAGTGTGGCAGGTCGGGATCATGAGCAAGCACCCAGCCACTACGCCCCAACAAACTTTAAGCAATTGTCACACTTCGACTCCGACTATGCCACGTGAGGCGTTCTCAGTTTACGAGGTCGTGCCATATTGTTCTGTGATGCCTAAAGTTAATAAAGGTCAGATGCGGTGGTGGTGCAACGGGCGCCGGGACGGTGCGGTTGAGGGTGGtgcggtggtggtggtgcgCGGCATTGAGGCGAAAAACTGAGGGAGCAGGCGCTGGAACGAGGGCATTGcatcagaaaaaaaagtgaaaaagtaCATTGGGCGCGTTGCGTTAGGGCACTCCGCTGCGGCACTTTGTGAGAAAAAATTTGGCAATTGCAATTTACAAGACCTACTTGTACTGGAGCATGGTCATTCTACATTGGCTGACGGTTCCTCACCACTTTCCTTCTTTTACGGTAGCATCGGCTTTGAACTGGGGTGGGGAGTCAATGCAGGCAAGATAACTCTAAGTGAGGGTGATGCGAGGGTGGTGGGATGGTGCGGAAATTGTTGTCTTGAACAGGGCTTTCTTCCCCACAAAAGTAGTTTGaggacaaaaagaaaaacgCATACACTTAGGAAGCCTCTCCGATGCAATAGAGATGAGAGACCCCGAACGAGCAGCCGCCCAGCATATGACCTGAAAGTGCATTGCTGCGGGTTGGTATTTATACGAGGCAGGTTCCCTCTGCTGACGCTAATCTCCCTGGTTGTTTTTTGGACTCTAGTAAGTTTTTTCGCAGACCAGACACTGAgcatacttttttttttttgcaaccactgcAACCTCATCGTCACCCCATTGCAAATTTCTGAAGAACTGTTACATCAACCATGTCTTCCCTGAGCGCACACTCTTATAAAGAGGCCCACTCAACGGACTCGATCCCCATTGGTAAAATCCAAACATCGGGCGAAGGAAACGAGTTTGTCGTCATTGGCAAGAATCGTTACTATAGGCACGAGTTAATGGAAGCCTTTGGAGGCACCTTAAATCCCGGTTTGGCTCCCTATCCAAAACACCAATTTGCAAACCCCTCCCCATTGGGGCTCTGCGGGTTCGCATTGACTACGTTCTGTCTTTCTATGTACAACGCTCAGGCTATGGGCATTGAGGTGCCTAATGTTGTGGTTGGCTTGGCCTGTTTCTACGGTGGGTTTGCCCAGTTCTGCGCTGGTATCTGGGAAGGAGTTATTGGCAACACTTTTGCCCTTTGTGCTCTTACTAGTTACGGTGCGTTCTGGTTATCTTATGCTGCTATCCAGGTTCCCGCTTTTGGTATCGGTGAGGCCTACACCGGCACCGACCAGTTACACCTGGCTGTTGGTTTCTTCCTTATGGGATGGACTCTTTTTACTTTTATGCTTTTCTTGTGCACTCTTAAGTCCACGGTTGCATTTTCGTCgttattcttctttttgaccTTGACATTCCTCATGTTGTGTATCGGTGACTTTACCTCGAAGGTCGGTTGCACTCGTGCTGGAGGTGTCCTCGGTGTCATCACCGCGTTCATTGCCTTTTACAACGCTTTCGCTGGTGTGGCCAACAAGCAGAACTCTTACTTTGGCGTCAAGGTGCTCCCCTTGACCAGAAACAAATAAGAACATTCCGCAGCAGGACTGAAGGACCCGAATTACTCAAACTAATTATTTATCGCGACGCTTGACTCCACCTGGCGGCTTTTTTTTAAGTCGCTTGTTTGGAGAATCAGTGTATATTTATACAATGTTGACTTAAACTATGCAATGTAATCTAACATTTTTTGAGCGATGGTGAATACTATAATTGGATTTATTTTTCCTAGCAAGTTGcaaacttggccttgtGCAAATCATACCAATCAGTACCATATTTCGCAGTCAATCTGCCTTGCATGAGCGAAAGCCATATATGCCTGTGGAATCGCAAATTGATTCAGACCGGTAACTCTGAGATCTGAAATATATTCATGTCTCACATTTTTAGTAGCAGCAGTTTATTCTGTCTTATCACGGATCAGAGAGCCCAGCTCATTAGAGGTTGGACCCCACGTGCGCTAATACAGGACAATACTGCAGCGAACTATCGCTGGAGCATTGATCATCTATAGAAGCGAACGACATTCCTCAACTCCAGCATCTGTCTGAAGTAAACATATTTCCTGTCTTGATGTCATCTTCCAACAAGAGGATTGCCTTGCTTGCTCGTGTGGAGCCAAAGGTGTTCTTTGCCAATGAACGTACTTTCTTATCATGGCTCAATTTCACTGTGATCTTGGGTTCTCTTGGTGTGGGTTTGTTGAACTTTGGTGACAAGATCGGTCGGGTTTCTGCTGGTTTGTTTACTTTCATTGCTATGTTGACCATGGCTTATGCTCTTGTTACTTACCATTGGAGAGCCAAGGCAATCAGAATGAGAGGATCTGGTCCATACGACGATAGATTTGGCCCCACCATGCTTTGCATATTTCTTTTGGTCGCAGTTGTGGTCAATTTCATCTTGAGAATAAGAGCTTGATCATCAATCGGAGCCAAACGTCTTCAGATGGGTATGGACATCTAAAGTAAGAGGAGGTGAATCAAGCAGCCTTTCTCAGCAAACTGCAAACGAAATCAGCATAATTTTGTATATCAAAAACTATACATAATTTGAAGCCTAAAAGGTCTGTCTAATCATCGTAATTGACTATTCATTGTAGTATGTCCTTTTGAGGTGTCGGTATCTTCGAAGAAAGTATAGCGCCTTTAGTTCTGCGTGTTAGTATTGTAGAGGACAAAGCCCAATTAATGACGTACCTTCTATCA
This window encodes:
- the ATO7 gene encoding Ato7p, with protein sequence MSSSSAHSYKEAHSTDSIPIGKIQTSGEGNEFVVIGKNRYYRHELMEAFGGTLNPGLAPYPKHQFANPSPLGLCGFALTTFCLSMYNAQAMGIEVPNVVVGLACFYGGFAQFCAGIWEGVIGNTFALCALTSYGAFWLSYAAIQVPAFGIGEAYTGTDQLHSAVGFFLMGWTLFTFMLFLCTLKSTVAFSSLFFFLTLTFLMLCIGDFTSKVGCTRAGGVLGVITAFIAFYNAFAGVANKQNSYFGVKVLPLTRNK